From Coccinella septempunctata chromosome 4, icCocSept1.1, whole genome shotgun sequence, a single genomic window includes:
- the LOC123311690 gene encoding uncharacterized protein K02A2.6-like: MFQRILENILSGLKGVFNYLDDLLIFGRTLEEHDANLKAVLQRLSDVGFVINPGKCQFRRNEVTFHGHIISNNSIRPMLDKVRAIKEFRAPRTAEELRSFIGMVSYLGRFIPHFSTEFDVLQKVARHNPFKWTAEADQTFIHVQSLLSEDTYLSLFDPELPTIVMADASPVGLGLVLLQRKNDQFRVICYVSRSLSPIERRYSQTEKEALALVFAVERLKMYLVGREFDLVTDHKPLQTIFGSRSKPCARLERWLLRIQGYKYRIIHVPGKNNIADPLSRLVPPTNIVTENDMYEKNLVMVVHSLVPRAITLKEIRTALGADEILKSVCESLRSNRRVTEKPYSALVEELCIVNNILLRGSRIVIPALLRRQVLENAHEGHPGIIKMKERLRSKVWWPGIDREADTFVRTCDECQKVGKSITLQEMSRRTLPDGPWQDLAIDFKSLPSNKHLCVVVDYFSKFIECKVMKKTTAEATTAFQEEVFARFGYCYSITSDNGPPFNSEEFSNFCKELGIIHYNTPPYWAQANGEVERQNRSINKIIKIAMLKDKNYKRELNNYLLMYHSTPHSVTGISPAELMFNRKLRDKIPTMRERIEVPGVRERDAYQKALSSERLKYDSVPDKAFEVGDEVLVKRPFSHLKSDSKFEGDTGTVTSVDGPLVSVNTPTRSIQRHKNQVEWYDHRPTEKLREDTLPEAIKSGEGSPPAAVSSRPVRNKQKPVWQKDYDLS; the protein is encoded by the coding sequence ATGTTTCAACGCATTTTAGAGAATATCTTATCAGGGCTGAAAGGTGTCTTCAATTACTTAGACGATCTTCTCATTTTTGGACGCACACTGGAAGAACACGATGCTAATCTTAAAGCAGTCCTTCAACGCTTATCAGATGTTGGTTTCGTAATCAACCCTGGAAAATGCCAGTTTCGAAGAAATGAAGTAACTTTCCATGGACACATCATCAGCAATAATTCTATTCGTCCAATGCTTGACAAGGTACGTGCAATTAAGGAGTTCCGTGCACCACGAACAGCAGAAGAACTGCGAAGTTTCATAGGGATGGTGTCCTACCTGGGCCGTTTTATTCCTCACTTCTCCACAGAATTTGATGTACTTCAGAAAGTAGCTCGTCATAATCCGTTCAAGTGGACAGCAGAAGCGGATCAAACATTCATTCACGTACAATCTTTGCTTTCTGAAGATACTTATCTCAGTTTGTTCGATCCTGAATTGCCAACAATTGTTATGGCAGATGCAAGTCCAGTAGGTCTTGGCTTAGTCCTACTACAAAGAAAGAATGATCAATTTCGAGTGATATGTTATGTCAGCCGTTCTCTGTCTCCAATTGAACGACGGTACTCTCAAACGGAGAAAGAAGCTTTAGCTCTGGTATTTGCAGTGGAAAGGTTAAAAATGTATTTAGTTGGTCGTGAATTCGACCTGGTTACGGATCATAAACCGTTACAAACCATTTTTGGTTCGAGGTCAAAACCGTGTGCAAGACTAGAACGGTGGCTTTTGCGAATTCAAGGTTACAAATACAGAATTATACATGTACCAGGCAAGAACAATATTGCGGATCCATTGTCACGCTTAGTTCCACCTACAAATATCGTAACAGAAAATGATATGTACGAGAAGAATTTAGTAATGGTTGTACACAGTTTAGTTCCAAGAGCTATTACCTTGAAAGAGATTCGTACTGCATTAGGAGcagatgaaattttgaagtctGTTTGTGAAAGCCTTCGTTCAAATCGACGAGTCACTGAGAAGCCATATTCTGCATTAGTCGAAGAATTATGCATTGTCAACAACATTCTTCTACGGGGTTCTCGCATTGTCATTCCAGCATTACTACGGAGACAGGTATTAGAGAATGCACATGAAGGTCATCCAGGTATTATAAAGATGAAGGAACGCCTCAGAAGCAAGGTGTGGTGGCCTGGGATTGATAGGGAAGCAGATACATTTGTTCGCACCTGCGACGAGTGTCAGAAGGTTGGTAAGTCAATCACTTTGCAAGAGATGTCTCGTCGTACTCTCCCTGATGGACCTTGGCAGGACTTAGCCATTGATTTTAAATCATTGCCATCAAACAAACACTTATGTGTTGTAGTAGATTACTTCAGCAAATTCATCGAGTGCAAGGTCATGAAGAAGACCACAGCTGAAGCCACGACGGCATTCCAGGAAGAAGTTTTTGCGAGGTTTGGCTATTGTTATTCAATAACATCCGACAATGGTCCTCCTTTCAATTctgaagagttttcaaatttctgtaAAGAGTTAGGTATCATTCATTACAACACTCCACCTTATTGGGCTCAAGCCAATGGAGAGGTAGAAAGGCAAAATCGCAGTATTAACAAGATAATCAAAATTGCTATGCTGAAAGATAAAAACTACAAGCGGGAGTTAAACAATTATCTCCTGATGTATCATTCAACTCCTCATTCTGTAACTGGTATTAGTCCGGCAGAACTCATGTTCAATCGCAAACTTCGAGACAAAATTCCAACGATGAGAGAACGGATCGAAGTTCCTGGTGTTCGAGAACGTGATGCATACCAAAAGGCGTTGTCATCTGAAAGACTCAAATATGACTCAGTTCCTGACAAAGCATTTGAAGTTGGAGACGAAGTTTTGGTGAAAAGACCTTTTAGTCATCTTAAATCCGATTCCAAGTTTGAAGGGGATACAGGAACAGTTACATCAGTAGATGGTCCATTGGTCTCGGTTAATACACCTACGCGTTCAATTCAACGTCATAAAAATCAAGTGGAATGGTATGATCATCGTCCAACTGAGAAGTTAAGAGAGGATACATTACCTGAAGCGATCAAAAGTGGAGAAGGTTCACCACCTGCAGCAGTTTCGTCACGTCCAGTTCGCAATAAGCAGAAACCAGTTTGGCAGAAAGATTATGATTTGTCATAA